A stretch of Pyrenophora tritici-repentis strain M4 chromosome 7, whole genome shotgun sequence DNA encodes these proteins:
- a CDS encoding NUDIX-2 domain containing protein, translating to MSTIVKEASQSSYPPVIPKDFNGNQPKTIRLFPLSNYTFGTKDGQPEEDPSVLARLKRLEEHYAEHGMRRTCEGILVCHEHNHPHILMLQIANAFFKLPGDYLRAEDDEIEGFKARLNERLAPVGTQFTGEGVNDEWVVGDTLAQWWRPNFETFMYPFIPAHVTRPKECKKLYFIQLPRSKVLSVPKNMKLLAVPLFELYDNTARYGPQLSAIPHLLSRYNFEFVDEKGNVAACTPGSGAPDGYHPQTKVLAGGDGDDVRMEQNGDGTGSDITLS from the exons ATGTCCACAATAGTGAAGGAAGCTTCCCAAAGCTCATACCC ACCCGTCATTCCCAAGGACTTCAACGGTAATCAACCCAAGACCATCCGCCTGTTCCCTCTCAGCAACTACACGTTCGGAACCAAGGATGGCCAGCCAGAGGAAGATCCGTCTGTACTTGCGCGATTGAAGCGACTCGAAGAACACTACGCAGAGCATGGTATGCGACGCACATGCGAGGGCATCCTAGTGTGTCACGAGCACAACCACCCGCACATACTCATGCTGCAGATCGCAAACGCCTTCTTCAAGCT CCCCGGCGATTATCTCCGTGCCGAAGACGACGAGATTGAGGGCTTCAAGGCAAGGCTGAACGAGCGCCTCGCACCCGTCGGTACGCAATTCACTGGCGAGGGTGTCAACGACGAGTGGGTAGTTGGCGACACACTGGCGCAATGGTGGCGCCCCAATTTCGAGACGTTTATGTATCCCTTCATACCCGCGCACGTCACCAGGCCAAAAGAGTGCAAGAAGCTCTACTTCATCCAGCTTCCACGTAGCA AGGTTTTGAGCGTCCCCAAGAACATGAAACTCCTGGCTGTCCCGCTATTCGAACTGTATGATAACACCGCACGTTATGGACCCCAACTGTCGGCCATTCCGCACCTTCTATCCCGCTACAACTTTGAGTTTGTCGACGAAAAGGGCAACGTCGCTGCTTGCACACCTGGTTCAGGCGCACCCGACGGATATCATCCCCAAACAAAAGTCCTAGcaggaggagatggagatgaTGTCAGAATGGAGCAGAACGGAGATGGTACTGGTAGCGACATCACACTCTCCTAG
- a CDS encoding Atrophin-1 domain containing protein gives MKFSSILTVLTIALTTSATKEKKKPTYDLPPLTSPPTSEYQIICVGACGRWTVSQAISKDVGEKFAYEKPVCERCLPEIKDQETI, from the exons ATGAAGTTCAGCTCCATTCTCACCGTCCTTACCATCGCACTCACCACCTCCGCCAcgaaagaaaagaagaaacCCACCTACGACTTGCCACCCTTGACCTCGCCACCCACCAGCGAGTACCAGATCATATGCGTCGGCGCGTGTGGCCGATGGACTGTATCGCAGGCCATATCCAAGGACGTAGGCGAAAAATTTGCCTATGAGAAACCCGTGTGCGAGCGTTGCCTACCCGAGATA AAAGATCAGGAAACCATCTAG
- a CDS encoding Gst, Glutathione S-transferase translates to MASPKLIVHHLQVGQGERIPWLLEELDIPYELKLYKRASLLAPPELKAIYPMGAAPVLEDHTDASNPIKLAETGAICEYVIHKYANGRLALGPQHKNFADYLYWFHFANASLLSGLYRRTMSRGMVGEEDPRYKNNDNRVHIALNHINNQLLSNTWLAGDEFTAADIMNGWCFTTMRKFESIDLTDYQGIMAWLGRVGQREAYRRAMGKSDPDLDIDLGLTAKGPRLDETWEKAMAMKP, encoded by the coding sequence ATGGCGTCCCCAAAACTCATAGTACATCATCTTCAGGTCGGCCAAGGCGAGCGCATCCCATGGCTTCTCGAGGAACTCGATATCCCATACGAGTTGAAACTCTACAAGCGCGCATCTCTCCTCGCACCACCTGAGCTCAAGGCAATCTACCCCATGGGCGCAGCACCCGTTCTCGAAGACCACACAGATGCCAGCAATCCCATCAAACTTGCAGAGACTGGTGCCATCTGCGAGTACGTCATCCACAAGTACGCCAATGGACGACTGGCTCTCGGACCGCAGCACAAGAACTTTGCCGACTACCTTTATTGGTTCCACTTCGCAAACGCTTCGCTGCTATCTGGACTTTACAGGAGAACCATGTCCCGTGGTATGGTCGGCGAAGAGGACCCCAGATACAAGAACAACGACAATCGTGTTCATATTGCGCTAAACCATATCAACAACCAACTTCTCAGCAACACTTGGCTCGCCGGCGATGAGTTTACTGCTGCGGACATCATGAATGGCTGGTGCTTCACCACGATGCGGAAGTTTGAGTCAATCGACTTGACCGACTACCAAGGCATCATGGCGTGGCTGGGACGCGTGGGACAACGTGAGGCCTATAGACGCGCCATGGGCAAGTCTGACCCAGACCTCGACATAGATTTGGGACTCACCGCGAAGGGTCCGCGGCTCGATGAGACGTGGGAGAAGGCTATGGCGATGAAGCCGTAA